From Flavobacterium arcticum, the proteins below share one genomic window:
- a CDS encoding DUF4129 domain-containing protein — translation MNKIAIYLLLLATPILYANPVVQTTVGTEVIAVTPVTDTTFVYAQREFKENFRDNYTDDDFQYETKTQAKNAWDRFWEAVWNFLRDLFGGGNKSEGSGIGSFLTYLVAGAVVIFAVYMIVRAILDKESVWIFGKSRKKIAIQDIDGEDIHQMDFPILIEETVQQGNYRLAIRYYYLWLLKELSEREIIQWHYDKTNSDYAYEIKKESLKKQFEYLSYVYDYSWYGEFPINESAFTKVRMAFRETLNTL, via the coding sequence TTGAATAAAATAGCCATATATCTGCTACTCTTAGCAACGCCTATACTCTATGCCAACCCTGTAGTACAAACTACCGTAGGCACGGAAGTAATAGCTGTTACACCTGTGACAGACACAACATTTGTATATGCACAACGCGAATTTAAAGAGAACTTTAGAGATAATTATACCGACGACGATTTTCAATATGAAACCAAAACACAGGCAAAAAATGCTTGGGATCGTTTTTGGGAAGCAGTCTGGAACTTTTTACGAGATCTTTTCGGAGGAGGAAACAAGTCAGAAGGCTCTGGAATAGGGTCATTTTTAACTTATTTAGTAGCTGGTGCAGTAGTTATATTTGCTGTATATATGATAGTGCGTGCTATATTAGACAAGGAAAGTGTATGGATATTTGGAAAATCACGTAAAAAAATTGCTATACAGGATATTGACGGAGAAGACATACACCAAATGGATTTCCCCATACTAATAGAAGAAACTGTACAACAAGGCAATTATAGGCTTGCGATACGCTACTATTATTTATGGTTGCTTAAAGAGCTCTCTGAGCGCGAAATTATACAATGGCATTATGATAAAACCAACTCTGACTACGCCTACGAAATAAAGAAAGAAAGCCTTAAAAAACAGTTTGAATACCTCTCTTATGTTTATGATTATAGTTGGTATGGCGAATTTCCAATAAACGAAAGTGCTTTTACAAAAGTACGAATGGCTTTTCGTGAAACCTTAAATACGCTATAG
- a CDS encoding DUF58 domain-containing protein encodes MKFFKSIYLNNFFFYVVSGIIAGFIMAYFFPVLYNAMWLLVYIYLAFVFIDILLLFVSNQKLKASRETVEKFSNGDNNSVTIKIENSYSFAINVKVIDEIPIQFQIRDFNIKRKIKANSNDNFQYTLRPLERGEYYFGRLNIYVASPLHLVSRRFISGEGEMVPTYPSYIQLRKYDLIAFSNQLFQYGLKKIRKLGHTMEFEQIKEYVSGDDIRTINWKATAKKNQLMVNQFQDEKSQSVYMAIDKGRVMKMPFEGLSLLDYAINATLVLSNVILKKQDKAGMFAFSKKIENRVAAERRTSQMQRILENLYNIKTDFFESDYSRLYADIKKNITQRSLILLYTNFETLDGLNRQLPYLKGIAKSHLLVVVFFENTELEELINKKADNIQEVYDQVIAEKFAFEKRLIVNELKKYGIYSVLTKPENLTIDSINKYLEIKARGIL; translated from the coding sequence ATGAAGTTTTTTAAGAGCATATATCTCAACAATTTCTTTTTCTATGTGGTTTCGGGCATTATAGCAGGATTTATTATGGCTTATTTTTTTCCTGTGCTATATAACGCAATGTGGCTATTAGTATATATATATTTAGCCTTTGTGTTTATAGATATATTGCTACTTTTTGTTAGTAACCAAAAATTAAAAGCATCAAGAGAAACGGTCGAAAAATTTTCTAACGGCGACAATAATAGCGTTACAATAAAAATAGAAAACAGCTATTCTTTTGCAATTAATGTAAAGGTTATAGATGAAATACCTATACAATTTCAAATACGTGACTTTAATATAAAGCGAAAAATAAAAGCAAATAGTAACGACAATTTTCAGTACACCTTGCGTCCTTTAGAGCGTGGTGAGTATTACTTTGGTAGGCTCAATATATATGTTGCCTCTCCCCTGCACTTAGTTTCTCGTAGGTTTATTTCTGGCGAAGGGGAAATGGTACCTACCTACCCATCCTACATACAGCTACGCAAGTATGACCTTATTGCTTTTTCTAACCAATTATTTCAGTATGGACTGAAAAAAATAAGGAAATTGGGGCATACTATGGAGTTTGAACAAATTAAAGAATATGTATCGGGCGATGACATACGTACCATAAACTGGAAGGCTACCGCCAAGAAAAACCAATTGATGGTAAACCAGTTTCAGGATGAGAAATCGCAAAGCGTATATATGGCTATAGATAAAGGTAGGGTTATGAAAATGCCGTTTGAAGGACTTAGCTTACTAGATTATGCTATAAACGCTACTTTAGTACTTAGTAATGTTATCTTAAAAAAACAGGACAAAGCAGGAATGTTTGCTTTTTCTAAAAAGATAGAGAACCGTGTGGCTGCCGAAAGGCGTACTTCGCAAATGCAGCGAATACTGGAAAACCTATACAATATTAAAACTGACTTTTTTGAGAGCGATTATAGCAGGCTGTATGCTGATATTAAGAAGAATATCACGCAACGAAGCTTAATATTACTATATACCAATTTTGAAACATTAGACGGACTTAACAGACAATTACCATACCTGAAAGGAATAGCCAAAAGTCACTTACTGGTAGTCGTGTTTTTTGAAAACACAGAACTTGAGGAACTTATCAATAAAAAAGCTGATAATATACAAGAAGTATATGACCAAGTGATTGCAGAAAAATTTGCCTTTGAAAAAAGACTTATCGTAAATGAGCTAAAAAAATATGGCATATATTCGGTATTAACCAAGCCCGAGAACCTGACTATAGACAGTATTAACAAATATCTCGAAATTAAAGCAAGAGGAATACTCTAA
- a CDS encoding DUF4350 domain-containing protein codes for MNKQLTLYIVLLVVLIGAIIAIDAAKPKPIDWTPSYKIKDKKPLGLYVFDKEIDALFEGQEVEKFNITPYEFLDTNYDYDVKDYTAKGTFINISEKNEIDEESIAELMYYAEYGNTVFMSMKSFPQVLLDTLKVTTETSYYFKDSLSVYIAKSTSKPTKYYFDEGVGFTHFSSIDTLTTTVLGYQEYFDKKQANYIRVPYGNGSFLLHTQPATFSNFYLLKDNYYEYTQSVLSYIPEDNIYWNTGYNERLSGSSLRYLLSQPGFKSAYYIGLIAILIFMIFNAKRKQRIVPEIPPVRNTTVDFAKTIGNLYYQEGNHHTIIEKKIIYFLEKMRTDYLIETHTLDEAFIEKTHLKTGKPVEDIEKAVHLIKKYRHQFESTEAEVIAINKAIEKLRL; via the coding sequence ATGAACAAACAACTCACCCTATATATCGTATTACTTGTTGTCTTAATAGGAGCAATAATAGCTATTGATGCTGCTAAACCAAAACCTATAGACTGGACTCCTAGTTATAAAATAAAAGACAAAAAACCTTTAGGACTTTATGTGTTTGATAAAGAAATAGACGCATTATTTGAAGGGCAGGAAGTAGAAAAATTCAACATAACGCCCTATGAATTTCTTGACACAAATTATGATTATGACGTTAAAGATTATACTGCAAAAGGTACATTTATAAACATTAGCGAAAAGAATGAAATTGACGAAGAATCGATAGCAGAGCTAATGTACTATGCCGAGTATGGAAATACGGTTTTCATGAGTATGAAATCGTTTCCGCAAGTGTTACTAGATACACTAAAAGTAACGACTGAAACAAGCTATTACTTTAAAGATTCACTTAGCGTATATATCGCTAAATCAACTTCAAAACCTACAAAATACTATTTTGACGAAGGAGTTGGTTTCACCCACTTCTCTAGTATCGACACACTTACTACAACCGTTTTAGGTTATCAAGAATACTTTGATAAAAAACAAGCTAACTATATACGCGTTCCCTATGGCAACGGTAGTTTCTTACTGCATACACAACCTGCAACATTTAGTAATTTTTACTTGCTTAAAGATAATTATTATGAGTATACCCAAAGTGTACTATCTTATATACCAGAGGATAACATTTACTGGAATACTGGCTATAATGAGCGTCTTTCAGGATCATCATTACGATACTTGCTAAGTCAGCCTGGGTTTAAATCGGCATATTATATAGGGTTAATAGCCATATTAATTTTTATGATATTTAATGCCAAACGAAAACAGCGTATTGTACCAGAAATACCCCCCGTTAGAAATACCACAGTAGATTTTGCAAAAACGATAGGTAACCTCTATTATCAAGAAGGTAACCATCATACTATAATCGAAAAGAAAATTATTTATTTTCTAGAAAAAATGCGGACAGATTATCTTATAGAAACCCACACTCTGGACGAGGCATTTATCGAAAAAACGCACCTAAAAACAGGCAAACCCGTTGAGGATATTGAAAAAGCAGTACATTTAATCAAAAAATATAGGCATCAGTTTGAAAGCACTGAAGCAGAAGTAATAGCCATAAATAAAGCAATCGAAAAACTACGATTATGA
- a CDS encoding TrmH family RNA methyltransferase: MKQITSIQNPYIKQLVQLQDKAKARKQSGTFLIEGQREIMLATKGGYEIETVLFVPELLSEVEVRQLAGRTAEYIEISKEIYQKLAYRDTTEGVIAVAKSKELSLGTLQLGKNPLVVVAEAPEKPGNIGALLRTADAAGVDAVIIANPKGDLYNPNIIRSSVGCLFTNNIATGATEEVIDYLKSNAINIYCATLQNSTSYHVQDYTLPTALVVGTEATGLTQEWRDAAKQNIIIPMHGEIDSMNVSVAAAILIFEAKRQRGFNL, encoded by the coding sequence TTGAAACAAATTACCAGTATACAAAATCCTTATATAAAACAACTTGTACAACTACAAGATAAAGCAAAAGCCCGCAAACAATCGGGTACTTTTTTAATAGAAGGGCAACGCGAAATTATGCTTGCCACAAAAGGTGGCTATGAAATAGAAACAGTACTATTTGTACCAGAGTTGCTAAGTGAGGTAGAAGTAAGACAACTAGCAGGACGAACAGCAGAGTATATTGAAATATCGAAAGAAATATATCAAAAACTAGCCTACCGTGATACTACCGAAGGCGTTATTGCTGTTGCAAAATCAAAGGAGCTTAGTCTTGGCACATTACAATTAGGCAAAAACCCGCTTGTTGTAGTAGCCGAAGCTCCCGAAAAACCTGGTAATATAGGCGCATTACTACGTACTGCCGATGCTGCGGGTGTAGATGCCGTTATTATAGCCAACCCAAAAGGCGATTTATACAACCCTAATATAATACGCTCTAGCGTAGGGTGTTTATTTACTAACAATATTGCTACAGGCGCTACAGAAGAAGTTATTGACTACCTTAAAAGCAATGCTATAAATATTTACTGTGCTACATTGCAAAACTCAACATCTTACCATGTTCAGGATTATACTCTACCTACTGCACTAGTAGTAGGTACAGAGGCAACAGGGCTAACACAAGAGTGGCGCGATGCGGCAAAGCAAAACATTATTATACCTATGCATGGCGAAATCGACTCAATGAATGTATCAGTAGCTGCGGCTATACTTATTTTTGAAGCAAAACGACAAAGAGGTTTTAATCTGTAA
- a CDS encoding SDR family NAD(P)-dependent oxidoreductase, translated as MNLKLDGKVAVVTGASKGIGSAIAKSLAAAGAAVAVNYANSKEGANIVVNQIIADGGKAFAVQGDVSNQEDVIRIFEETKKALGGVDILVNNAGVYKFLALEEITSEELYTQFNINVLGSLLAAKEAVKHFPESGGNIINISSVVSTAPTANSSIYSGTKGAIDTITKALAIELAPKNIRVNAIAPGLVQTEGTETAGIKGSELEASIISTTPLARAGQPNDIARVAVFLASEDSAWVTGEIITASGGL; from the coding sequence ATGAATTTAAAATTAGACGGAAAAGTAGCTGTTGTAACAGGGGCTTCAAAAGGAATTGGTAGCGCAATTGCCAAAAGTCTTGCAGCAGCAGGAGCAGCTGTAGCTGTAAACTATGCTAACAGTAAAGAAGGTGCTAACATAGTTGTCAATCAAATTATTGCCGATGGTGGTAAAGCATTTGCCGTTCAGGGTGATGTATCTAATCAAGAAGATGTAATCCGTATTTTTGAAGAAACTAAAAAAGCATTGGGCGGGGTGGACATATTAGTAAATAATGCAGGTGTTTATAAGTTTTTAGCTCTTGAAGAAATTACATCAGAAGAACTATATACTCAGTTTAACATCAATGTACTTGGATCATTACTTGCTGCCAAAGAAGCTGTAAAACATTTCCCTGAAAGCGGTGGAAACATCATCAATATCAGCTCTGTAGTAAGTACAGCTCCAACTGCAAACTCTAGTATATATTCAGGAACAAAAGGAGCTATAGACACTATTACCAAAGCACTTGCTATAGAACTTGCACCAAAAAACATCCGTGTAAACGCTATTGCCCCAGGGCTAGTACAAACTGAAGGTACAGAAACTGCAGGTATTAAAGGTAGCGAACTTGAAGCAAGTATAATAAGCACTACTCCACTGGCGCGCGCAGGGCAGCCTAATGATATAGCTCGTGTAGCTGTTTTCCTTGCTTCAGAAGATTCTGCATGGGTAACAGGAGAAATAATAACGGCTTCGGGAGGACTATAA
- a CDS encoding ArsR/SmtB family transcription factor has product MKSKDIERISKALSDPNRLKILQEVKRNNWMQCADICEIINLAQPSISHHIKQLTDAELLLSEKEGRCIKYTINEEVITEYIDFLKSLKS; this is encoded by the coding sequence ATGAAATCTAAAGATATAGAGCGCATTTCTAAAGCATTAAGCGACCCTAATCGCTTAAAAATATTACAAGAAGTAAAACGCAACAACTGGATGCAGTGTGCTGATATTTGCGAGATTATAAATCTTGCACAACCTTCTATTTCCCATCACATAAAACAATTAACGGATGCAGAGCTACTTCTCTCTGAAAAAGAAGGTCGCTGTATAAAATATACTATAAACGAAGAGGTAATTACCGAATATATTGATTTTTTGAAGTCACTGAAAAGTTAA
- a CDS encoding cupin domain-containing protein, whose product MTKSKTYYNPVNGEYTKILESSATTGGNYSLLEVCLKPGGGNPMHYHTRFTEEFIAVQGTLSLGYNKEILHLQSGESKLVPIGAVHRFFNASSEDIIFRIILRNGQEDFENFIKVLFGLVQDRRTTKGQIPKNIFHAALLLKWGDTHLKNPFFYLLTPFSNGIYQLAIRRGIDKKLLKQYG is encoded by the coding sequence ATGACTAAATCAAAAACATATTACAATCCTGTAAATGGTGAATATACTAAGATACTAGAAAGTTCGGCAACAACAGGAGGTAACTATTCATTACTAGAAGTATGCCTAAAACCTGGTGGCGGCAACCCTATGCATTATCATACTCGGTTTACAGAAGAGTTTATAGCAGTACAAGGTACACTAAGCTTAGGGTACAATAAAGAGATATTACATTTACAATCAGGAGAGTCAAAACTAGTACCCATAGGTGCAGTACATCGGTTTTTTAATGCTTCAAGTGAAGATATCATTTTTCGTATCATACTACGAAATGGGCAAGAAGATTTTGAAAATTTTATAAAAGTTCTCTTTGGGCTTGTTCAGGATAGGCGAACCACAAAAGGACAAATCCCTAAAAATATTTTTCATGCTGCTTTATTACTAAAATGGGGCGATACTCATTTAAAAAATCCATTTTTTTATTTACTCACTCCATTTTCCAACGGTATATATCAACTGGCAATAAGGCGAGGTATTGACAAAAAGTTACTCAAACAATATGGCTGA
- a CDS encoding AAA family ATPase, producing MTEFENNNSENTNPEGQNTEHINIDSTSPVTNEQESDNLNFQSRLDLEALQNSIVAIKQEINSVIVGQHKMIDQLLVAILANGHVLLEGVPGVAKTITAKLLSKTLSLDFSRIQFTPDLMPSDILGTSVFDMSKSTFDFKKGPIFSNFILIDEINRAPAKTQAALFEVMEERQITVEGATYQMEAPFLTIATQNPIEQEGTYRLPEAQLDRFLFKITIDYPNLEEEVAILQRENVLQDKNKLQDIKAIFSQQDIIKYQALVKQIVIEPQLLEYIAKIVTNTRENVFLYLGASPRASIAILNAAKGYAALRGRDFVTPEDIKDAAIPVLQHRVVVAPEREMEGVASPEIIKQIIDTVEIPR from the coding sequence ATGACAGAATTTGAAAACAATAATTCGGAAAACACTAACCCAGAAGGGCAAAATACGGAGCATATAAATATAGATTCAACTAGTCCCGTAACTAACGAACAGGAAAGTGATAACCTCAACTTTCAGTCACGGTTAGATCTCGAAGCATTGCAAAATAGTATTGTGGCAATAAAACAAGAGATAAACTCGGTAATTGTAGGACAACATAAAATGATCGATCAGCTTTTAGTAGCAATACTTGCCAATGGGCATGTATTACTAGAAGGTGTACCGGGTGTGGCAAAAACCATTACTGCGAAGTTACTTTCTAAAACATTATCGCTCGATTTTAGCAGAATACAATTTACACCAGATCTTATGCCTTCGGATATCTTAGGTACATCGGTATTTGATATGTCTAAATCTACTTTCGATTTTAAAAAAGGACCTATATTCTCTAATTTTATATTAATTGATGAGATTAACCGTGCTCCTGCCAAAACACAAGCTGCATTGTTTGAGGTAATGGAGGAACGCCAAATAACCGTAGAAGGTGCAACCTATCAAATGGAAGCTCCTTTTTTAACCATTGCCACACAAAACCCTATAGAACAAGAAGGTACATACCGACTACCCGAAGCACAACTTGATCGTTTTTTATTCAAAATTACTATCGATTATCCTAACCTTGAAGAGGAAGTAGCTATACTACAAAGAGAGAATGTACTACAAGACAAAAACAAACTTCAAGATATAAAAGCTATATTTTCGCAACAAGATATAATTAAATATCAAGCATTAGTAAAACAAATTGTTATAGAGCCTCAGCTACTTGAGTATATCGCTAAGATTGTAACTAACACGCGCGAAAATGTATTTTTATATTTAGGCGCATCACCTCGTGCTTCTATCGCGATACTAAATGCAGCAAAAGGTTATGCAGCATTAAGAGGTAGAGACTTTGTAACCCCAGAGGATATTAAAGACGCTGCCATACCTGTATTACAACACCGTGTAGTGGTAGCGCCAGAACGTGAAATGGAAGGAGTTGCAAGCCCAGAAATAATAAAGCAAATAATTGATACTGTAGAAATACCTCGTTAA